In Acidisarcina polymorpha, the DNA window ACATGCAGGATGTCGAAGCAGCCATTGGTGAAGACGATGCTGTGCCCAGCGGCACGCCACTCTGCTGCGCGAACCAGGAGCCGAGCCAGGTTCAGGGTCTTCTCGTGAATTTCTGTGCCGGAAAATTCAATGAGTGCCGCAACGAGTTCATGACGGGCAATGGGCACCGATCCGAGTTTCCCAACCACCACTCCAGCGGCAACGTTGGCCAAATGCGCAGCGTCATTGATCGAGAATCCGGATGAGACGGAGAGTGCGAGCGTAGCGATAACCGTATCACCCGCTCCAGAGACATCGAAGACCTGTCTCGCAATTGCAGGTACATGGAAGCGGGGAGCGTGCGAGTGCAGAACAGCAATTCCGTGTTCGCCGAGGGTGACCGTCAGATAGTCGAGATCCAGCTTGCTTACCAGTGCCTGGCCCTCATCGAGCAGAGAATCCACTGAGCCCTCACTGTTGGCCAGAGCGAGGCCCAACTCTTTCAGATTGGGGCAAATCGTCGTTGCGCCGCGATACCGAAGGAAGTCCCGGCCTTTGGGATCGACGAGGATAGGGAGACCGGCGTCGTTGGCGTCGCCGATAATCGTTTGGCAAACTTCCGGGTTAAGTGTTCCCTTGGCGTAGTCCGACAAGATGACACCATCGGCTTTATGGAGGAGCTTGCGGACTTCTTCGATCAGATTCTTGTAAGCCTTCTCTGGCCGGAGCGTTTTCGTCTCGATGTCGAGCCGGACTATTTGCTGGCTTCCACTGAGAATTCGCAACTTCGAAGTGGTGGGAGTTTGGGGTACAGCCAAGAGCCGGGCGTCCACTCCCCCGACCTCGAGCAGATCGGTGAGCGAGGCGCCGTCTTCGTCATCGCCGATGAAGCCTATCACGGAGGCTCTTGCTCCGAGACCAACGATGTTCATGGCGACATTCGCCGCGCCGCCCGGACGCTGAGTTCGCTGCGAGGCCTGGACGACCGGAACCGGCGCCTCCGGGGAGATACGCTCAACCGTGCCTTGAATGTACTTGTCCAGCATGACGTCACCGACGACCAGGATGTGCTTGCCATCCCAATCACGTTCTATCAGGCGAACAATCTCGTGGGAGGCATCTCGGCTTCCGGCATCGAAGGAATTCATCTGCGTCCCAGTCCGGTCCAGACTCATTCGATGGTCACCTCTTTTGGCGCCTCCAATGCGGGCCTGGCGTAGATGGTGTCAGGCACGTCTGGAAGAACGCGTCTTTGAGATGTGCGAGGCGGCCACGCGTAACTGGCATGGCAACCGGTCCTTCGAGGTACTGCTGCGCACAACCCGCCTATTATACAAAGTGAATGACATCCAACCCGGGTTTAGCTCGCAGCGGCGAGATCAAGTATGTCTTCCTCGATCGGGACGGGGTCATCAACCGCAAACTGCCCGAAGGTCAATACGTTACGAGGTGGGCAGAACTTGAACTGCTTCCCGGATCCGCTTCGGCAATCGCGAGCTTGAACCGGTCTGGACGGAAGGTCATCCTGGTGACCAACCAGCGCGGCGTCTCTCTAGGACTGATGACCGAGCAGGAGCTTCGCGGTCTCCATGACCAGCTCCAGCAGAAGCTTGCCACGGGAGGCGCCACGCTGGACGCAATCTACTACTGTCCGCATGGATGCGAGGAGTGCAGCTGCCGAAAACCGGGCACCGGCATGATCGAGGCCGCCTTCCGCGACTTTCCGGATGCCAATCCCAACAATGCGGTGTTGATCGGAGATTCTCTTTCTGACATCGAGTGCGGGCTCAAATCAGGCATGCCAACCATCTTCATCGAAGCAGGAGGGGAGCCGGATCGCATTGCAGCCGCCGAAGACGTGCGATGCCAGGATGCGGCCGCCGCAAAGGAGATGGCCACTGCTGTGGCTCAGTCGCTGGATGAGGCGGTTCGCCGGATACTAAGCTGTTCTTAAACCGCGTCGAGGGGCAGCTGATGATCGTCAATGGTGGAAAGACAGCGGTTGTAGTCTGGATGACTGACTCGGTGGTACAGGTAGATATGTTGATGCCAGGCTTCAGGCACCATCCCTTTGAAGGTATAGGCAAGTGAAAGATGGTCCTTGTGGATGTCTCTTTCTGGCGCGAGATTGAATTGCCGGACTGCCTCGCGTTCGCCCACGCGATCAGTCGTTGCATCTGCTGAATATCCGCAGATGTCGTCGAAGTAGCACCAGATCCGCGGAAGAACGTTTGCTTTTTCCAGGAGTGTGAAGCCGCCCATGGTTGACGAGTAAAGATCGAGGTCGAATAGGACGGCCCCGAGTGGAGCGTCGGGGCGTGGATTCCAGCCGCCGAGTGTCGTGCGGACATCGCCAATAATGAGTTCTGCCCGTCCGGCGATACGGCGCTCGAGGGCCGCGCGGTCCATTTCAAAAGAACCAGCCGGCCAGCAATATAAGAGGTCCCGGGGATCCTGGCTGGCCGGGAGCCCGTTACCGCCATCAAATCCGGCGACGACGACCTCGATGCCGATCGCTCGCTGGATGAACTGCCGGTGTTCCGACAAACAGACCAGACCGTTGCCCCCGGCGACACCCAGTTCCACTACCGTCATGGCCTTGTGGCCAAGCGCTTTAGCCTCTAAAGCAGCGTGGTATAAACACCAGCCATAAGGCGGACGGTTCACGCCTCCCGCTAACAAACGTGCTCGATACGAACCGACTGGCCAGCGAACCAGCAGCCGGCGAAGAAGCAGGGTTCGCAGCGGAACGGGCCGGGTGGCGATATCGAGGATGCGGTCTATTAGGGTCATAGCTGATGCGGGTGAGATCGATCTTGTTACTGTCTTCGAAGTGTCATCCAAGGACTGAGGCGATGCGCCCCTCGGCAGGGTTCCGAGAAAGCTGCGAGAGCACGGCGTCGAAAACTTCGTCGACGGTAATTGAGAGAATGCATTTTTTTTGTTGCTCGATGCAGGTTACAAGCTCACACCCGGCACAGTCCGTCTGATGATAGATCACGCGATGCTGGCGGCCGTGTGGAAACCATACACCCGGGAAGTTCCGCGCCGAGAAGACTGCGACCGAAGGAACACCGACTGCAGCGGCAAGGTGCATTGGTCCGCTGTCATGGCCAATGAACAATTCGGCGGAGCGGAAAAGAGCCGCACTCTCCCGAGGGGTAAGCAGTCCACATAAGTTGATGGCCCGTTCCTGCCAGGCGATCGACGCGCGCGAGCAAGCATCCGCTTCGTCATCGGCGCCAACCATCGCCAGCCGGTAATCCGGCAAGTGCGCGGCCAGTCGGGAGAGTAAGGCGGTCCAATTCGCTTCGCCCCAATCGTTGGCCTGCGCTTTCGTGCCGAGACTGACCGCCAGAAAACGCGCCTCGTTCATAGCCGATACGGTTTCCTTGGCGCGATGCAGCTCTGCGTCCGTTAGGTTTAGATCCCAACTGGACGGAGCCTCCAGATCGAAGGCGCCAAGGTCGCGGATTCCTCGTGCCAAACGTTCCGCCTCGGATTCACGGTAGGTTGTGCCGCTGATGCGTCGCCGTTTACAGTCACTTCTCGATTGCGGCACCCCGACGATTTTCGGTATGCCGCAGAAACGAAAAAACCATTTGTCCCGGAGCGCGGCAGGGAAGCCGCGTAACGAACCAAGATATACCAGCACCTGGGGATGGAATCTCCGGATCTCCGAGCGGAGCGTCAGGATAGAGCTCAAACTTCGTAAGCCAATCGGGTAGGCGATATACCCATGAATGAGTCCGGAATCGCCCAATACCGCAGAGGCTGCGGGCGCTTTCCTGTGGACCGGTATGTTGGTGAGGAGGCGGCGTTCGGCTCGCGGGAAAGCCCGGGCGATTTGGTGGTAGGAAGGCAACGCCACAACGTTGTCGCCGAGACTTCCTAACCGGTAGATGAGAACGCGCTCAACTTCGGCGCATGCCGGATTGAGAGGGCCGTTCATCTTCGTGGGGCTGCCGCGTGGCTAAGTTCACGATCCTGGTCGCTGGAATCCGGATGGCGCATGCGAAAACTAGGTAATTGGGAGAACAGGTAGTAGAGCATGGCGAAGAGCAGTGCATTTCTCAGTTGAACGAAATACCCGGCAAGCGTGTCTTCAGTCTGTAAGACCTCGGAGATGAAGGCGAGGGCCAGCAGCACCGCGACCAAGGTAGGCATCGAGGATTGAATGACCTCAAGCGCCCACCGCAAGAGAAAGACAATCACAATTGGATACAGAATGATCCCGATGATTCCGAAGTCAGCTGCCCCCGCGGTCAGAATAGAATTGCCTTCATCGATATACCCGAAGCCCC includes these proteins:
- a CDS encoding D-glycero-alpha-D-manno-heptose-1,7-bisphosphate 7-phosphatase; amino-acid sequence: MTSNPGLARSGEIKYVFLDRDGVINRKLPEGQYVTRWAELELLPGSASAIASLNRSGRKVILVTNQRGVSLGLMTEQELRGLHDQLQQKLATGGATLDAIYYCPHGCEECSCRKPGTGMIEAAFRDFPDANPNNAVLIGDSLSDIECGLKSGMPTIFIEAGGEPDRIAAAEDVRCQDAAAAKEMATAVAQSLDEAVRRILSCS
- the hldE gene encoding bifunctional D-glycero-beta-D-manno-heptose-7-phosphate kinase/D-glycero-beta-D-manno-heptose 1-phosphate adenylyltransferase HldE, translated to MSLDRTGTQMNSFDAGSRDASHEIVRLIERDWDGKHILVVGDVMLDKYIQGTVERISPEAPVPVVQASQRTQRPGGAANVAMNIVGLGARASVIGFIGDDEDGASLTDLLEVGGVDARLLAVPQTPTTSKLRILSGSQQIVRLDIETKTLRPEKAYKNLIEEVRKLLHKADGVILSDYAKGTLNPEVCQTIIGDANDAGLPILVDPKGRDFLRYRGATTICPNLKELGLALANSEGSVDSLLDEGQALVSKLDLDYLTVTLGEHGIAVLHSHAPRFHVPAIARQVFDVSGAGDTVIATLALSVSSGFSINDAAHLANVAAGVVVGKLGSVPIARHELVAALIEFSGTEIHEKTLNLARLLVRAAEWRAAGHSIVFTNGCFDILHVGHITLLEHCRRLGDKLVVGINSDTSVSALKGPDRPIVGERQRARILAALAATDAVVVFEAATPIDLILALRPEVLVKGGDYTEDTIVGAPEVRSWGGRVVIVPTVEGHSTTSIVRKLAVKDDA
- a CDS encoding glycosyltransferase family 9 protein, translated to MNGPLNPACAEVERVLIYRLGSLGDNVVALPSYHQIARAFPRAERRLLTNIPVHRKAPAASAVLGDSGLIHGYIAYPIGLRSLSSILTLRSEIRRFHPQVLVYLGSLRGFPAALRDKWFFRFCGIPKIVGVPQSRSDCKRRRISGTTYRESEAERLARGIRDLGAFDLEAPSSWDLNLTDAELHRAKETVSAMNEARFLAVSLGTKAQANDWGEANWTALLSRLAAHLPDYRLAMVGADDEADACSRASIAWQERAINLCGLLTPRESAALFRSAELFIGHDSGPMHLAAAVGVPSVAVFSARNFPGVWFPHGRQHRVIYHQTDCAGCELVTCIEQQKKCILSITVDEVFDAVLSQLSRNPAEGRIASVLG